gaagtaatgagtgagtgaaaacgtcgaaagctttgctcaaatcacagtacacagcgtctacctgactcctctgaagaacttcagctgatgtatacgtcataaaagtcacaaggttagttgtagtagaacgaccttttatgaaaccatgctgattatgtatgattacatgtttgaggtggaaggaaagtactttgtgcaaagttagttcaaaaagcttagaggttgcacaaagaagagaaatggggcggtagttcgaaacatcagatttgtttcctgatttgaacacagggaaaacacgcgccgttttccacacgcggggaaaggcagaatttttcaaacagttattaaatatcgtggttaaaacagggacgaaggtactattgaaggcttttattatggcggctggaatgccatcaggaccaggggacaaagatggtttcaaacacttaagactctcacttactaacttctcgtcgagaagaacggaattatgtgcgccagctggaaggcatacggaatcgcaacgtggagatttgtacacggaggaaaagtgttgagcaaagccgtcagcgacattccgaatttcattcccatgagagtcaactaagtgaatatgactatcagatttattcgaacgcttgcgaacgtatcgccagaattcagtaggatgactagaggcactattctctaaatattcaagatcggactcatgatcccgcttgtacaggcgtttgcaaagggaacgcaagcggcgaaattcatctgcccatgtatccagcccagggcgtttcgctttatggtgggcccgctccttaagtttcagcgctgttctaagttccttggaaaaccagaacggaaacttgctgcgagtaggagtgtgcagaggtatgtactggcgcataccattgagaactatttcagtgaggcggctgacttgttcgtcaacatcgctgatttcgtttaaaacggaccagtcgacagaagagaaaaaaccgaagagaccaacatagtcgccaagtgcgtaagcgaaacggggggagttccccgcacgatttgaattagcagaaggtgggacagaaaccgaagccgttattagaattggaggatgaaatttgtcacagcgagtaagtgagatgtcagatgtcgagacacgaacattttcaaaattagataaacaaatgtcaagaacattaccacaacagttttcaattaaattgtgttgctgcaaggtgttaaaagctgtgaaatctaaaagccggttgcacttactaactacataatgattgttgtgagaatatgtaaaggtattccagttaatacctggagtattaaaatcccctaaaatgagtagtttgtgcttgctatgagaagtgataacatattcgatagaatgtagtacatcatcgtaggcagaaggaggcagattaggggaaatgtagaaagctgccaataaaagtttttgatgtcgagttaaagtgagctctaaccagacagattcttcgatggtttccaggtcagaacgccgaacgcactgcacggaactgtcaatagcaatgagcactccccctcccttttgttttgAAGCTGATttagggcggtcacttcgaaaaacagaatagttattaggaaagaagtcacctgagttaacttcgctagacagccaagtctcagtaattacaacagccgaataacaagaggctaatacattggaaaaaaatacaggtcccttagtccgaagacctcgggcattttggtaatatatatccaagttagggttgacaacgatcaaccgtcagctcggaaggatgcaacataccatccagaAGCTTTCCACggaaagccttgaagatgcagcccgtaggccacatcgaagggtcaacaagttgatcgtaaaattccgcgctgactgtgaggtagaaggacgagtaagagtcatatttcgttttcaactgccggcaggaaaggggggtgacgttcacggacttcagatggttcgtcagatcagccgacgttgtctcagggcacagcttggagacgaaaatagccttcgggcgcttctgaggtctggcgacgttcagactggatgggctcgacgagccagtgatggctgggcttcggtgcttcttctgcgcctcaggcgaattaactataaatgggggaacagatacagaagtcgggcaggtggccaaatcaacgggtgccatcccacagtgaagggcagcagagtagctcttggatggctggaacatacgggaaggactgctcgcggacaggggctcgacgaaaggcggatcacgctgcgatgaagcagagcgcctcgcaagctcctcgcgtaggctgcgaacgtcagcccgcagagaggcaacgacctcggcctggagagcgagcgcccgcgagttgtcaccacgaaggcgctcattctcctcccgcagctgggaggagagcccgaagcgaggcaagcgcaccgtcaggttcgcccgtcggggaggaagcgagggaaccggtcgggtcggtcgggtgatggggctggtgggccgtggaagaaaagaatgcagccgctgacacgccaccgtcgctaggcttagcacagccgcaagacgacaaacacagattgcacatgaatggtcgcgagccggacttcaaaagctgcagctcgtcgtcactccaagtgacacacttttttgttgcagtcggcacaacgaaaaaactgctgcttaccaaaaaacgggcgggagcacagcacacattcgtccttactgggcgccatgttgatgataataataataataataacaataataataataataataataataatattataaagAGGAACTGCATGGAACAAAATTATTAAGCCAAAATATAATAATTGAgacgaaagaaaattttgtaagccttagcatggcagtcggtgagattctagcaggaatTTTAGAACAGcagtacaaacagatctgtggctgaacccgaatgtggtggcaccaaatgatgGCAAGAGCGGGGtgcttaaactaaggccaagggTCCGCAAGGGCTCCTCAAgcccttcttctcaaagaggtgtatcgaTGGTTTTGTGTTATCGTAGTTCTTACAGCcccgtttttttcttcattacttTCTCTCCCGCCAGGGCAGGCACGCGGCGCTGCTGTGCCGCCCTGGAACACTTACTTGAGGTCCCTTTCGAACCCGCGCTTAATCGATCGGCGATTTCCGTCTGTCGTAATAGGTATCGTGAAAACATTGAAGTCTGGAAAGATGCCTGCAAGAAATAAGCGGATTCATTTATTCTGACCTTCGCAAGCTATCTTCGAATGGGTTATGTTTCGCGGGCTAGATGCTGTATAATGAATTCTAGGCGTAATTAGGTTCTTGGGAGGATCGCTTTGCGAACCGCAAATGTCCTGGTGCCGAACAAAAGTTGTTGTTGACATCTGGAggaatggcacatgcccacagtggcggattggccagggtgccttgcacATTCAAACATATCAGTGGAAGATGGAGTTTATTCTGAGCAGCgtcttaacgggagcagggccaacagcagtcgcAGCTCAGCTAGTcgagccaggagcgtgcaccaggcgatggccatgcggctgGCGCGTAcgctcgtcgtcttccttacattAGGAACAATTAAGATTGAAGTTGGTGAAATTTTGTTGCAATGAAAGAAATTCACATAATTAAAACTAAGAAAGGAATATCCCTGACTCAATGATGCAATTACGAAGATAATTATGAAGCTTGTGGATAGCGCCACTGTCTTTGCTGTGGCTTGAGGAGCAAGTGgcggtgaaaaaagaaaaacaaataacaaaatGATCGAACTTGACAAATTGGCCTACACTCGGGCAAAAAGAGCGATTTATATGTAATCCATTTAAAGGAGCGAACATCTTCAGATATTTGTTGTTATTTAAGAGGTGCCATGGAAGACAACAAAGATGAAGTGGTCTGGCCGCTGGACAGCGgagccaagcaagcaagcaagacttcAAGCATGTTCCCGCCTGAATCAGTAGCCGCCTGCTTCACCTACGCAGACGAAATCCCTCTAGAGGTGTAAAGATTCGCCGCATCATGAGCGGTAAGCgtttatacgttttttttttgttttgtgaaataatttcTACTTGACTCGCATTAAGCCTTTAGGACTGATTaacctttttaaaaaaaaagaaaaaaattcagcagCATCGTACCGTAGCCTGACTACCGTGTGTCCTAAAGTATAATTATTTTTAAAGAACTTGTGCACGTTCAGACGAACTATCGAACTTGGCGCACGGAACACTCCGCAGGCAAGTTCAGTCTCAGAAACACGTGAGTGAATAGCAGTGAAGCGCGGGTCTCTACGATTGGCACGGCACACGTGTCGTTGACTAGACGTGTCTTCTGTGCATTACtcgtacccagaaattctggacaaaagtattttttaacgggaaaccatttatgaacgcaattttttcatataatgtaagatttcactataacaatccacatatctgcagatcacccgacggcagtcactatttttttctattaacgtttttgctatcgccaaaagcgttcctcattggttttctatgggagtcatAACTGTTCGGCGCGACCGATCGAAAGAccttgaaagaaagattttgctacatatcaaaagaatgaaccattactttcaatattatCATAAaattaccttacaattttccaattttcaaaatttttgtctgaaATTGCTGGACATGTTTCTGTGCTTCTAAGTGCGTGGCTGTCAAAGgcgcggagaaaaaaaattgagagggGCACCTAATTTCATTGTATGTTATCAACGCCTTAGCGtgtagcagctgttgatgcctatACCGAAAGTGACATCATtttcgctcgactactgatccggagttcccgggttcgaacccgaccgcggcggctgcgtttttatggaggaaaaacgccaaggcgcccgtgtgctgtgcgatgtcagtgcacgttaaagatccccaggtggtcgaaattattccggagccctccactacggcacctatttctctctttcttctttcactctctcctttatcccttcccttacggcgcggttcaggtgtccaacgatatacgagacagatactgcgccatttcctttccccaaaaaaccaaatattattattacttcgaTCTGGTAACGTCTCTTTGCtctagccaatgggaatgctcccgtCTGGTGACGCCACTTCCGCAGAGCCAATGGGATAATTTTATGAACGATAGCGCATTTTGGTCTCATAGGGCTTATAGTGGCCAGGACAGCGATAGTATGGACCAGAATGACGACTGAAAAGCAAGCAGTGTGTGCACGCAGTGTTGGAGTGTGCGAATTCGCGAGAGAGACGTTTGAACGTAACAGCTTGTAATTTAGCTCTGTAAATAAGGTTTCTTCGCAAATATAGCCTTTTGGTTTGGCTTTGgctttatgagggtttaacgtcccaaatagaCTCAGGCTAtatatgagggacgtcgtagtaaagggatgcggaaatttcgaccacctggggttctttaacgtgcactcacatcgcacagtacacgggcctttggcatttcgcctccatcgaatgcgaccgccgcggccggaatcgaacccgcgtcttccacgttagcagccgagcgccataaccactcagccaccgcggcggccatataTACCCTTTTGTGTTTTTTCTTGTGTGCGTTTAATTGCCCAATAATTTGTAAGTCTTTTACACTACTTTGATTTCGTGGTTTCTGTGCTTTCTTACTTTTTGCCACCGTTCTCCTCTGTAATGTTTTTATGCGAATGagattaaaagaaataaaaaatgaaagtaaTCGCGCATTCACGATTGATCTGTTGGGAAGGGACTTCACTAGGCCGGATCATGGTCATTACCTAGAGGGAAGTGACGTCTCCAGACCGGAGCAATGTGATTGGATGGAGGGTAATGACGACACAAGAGAGGAAGTGACGTCTCCAGACCGGAGCAATGTGATTGGATGGAGGGTAATGACGACACAAGAGGGGAAGTGACGTCTCCAGACCGGAGCAATGTGATTGGATGGAGGGTAATGACGACACAAGAGGGGAAGTGACGTCTCCAGACCGGAGCAATGTGATTGGATGGAGGGTAATGACGACACAAGAGGGGAAGTGACGTCTCCAGACCGGAGCAATGTGATTGGATGGAGGGTAATGACGACACAAGAGGGGAAGTGACGTCTCCAGACCGGAGCAATGTGATTGGATGGAGGGTAATGACGACACAAGAGGGGAAGTGACGTTTCCAGACCGGAGCAATGTGATTGGATGGAGGGTAATGACGACACAAGAGGGGAAGTGACGTTTCCAGACCGGAGCAATGTGATTGGATGGAGGGTAATGACGACACAAGAGGGGAAGTGACGTTTCCAGACCGGAGCAATGTGATTGGATGGAGGGTAATGACGACACAAGAGGGGAAGTGACGTTTCCAGACCGGAGCAATGTGATTGGATGGAGGGTAATGACGACACAAGAGGGGAAGTGACGTTTCCAGACCGGAGCAATGTGATTGGATGGAGGGTAATGACGACACAAGAGGGGAAGTGACGTTTCCAGACCGGAGCAATGTGATTGGATGGAGGGTAATGACGACACAAGAGGGGAAGTGACGTTTCCAGACCGGAGCAATGTGATTGGATGGAGGGTAATGACGACACAAGAGGGGAAGTGACGTTTCCAGACCGGAGCAATGTGATTGGATGGAGGGTAATGACGACACAAGAGGGGAAGTGACGTTTCCAGACCGGAGCAATGTGATTGGATGGAGGGTAATGACGACACAAGAGGGGAAGTGACGTTTCCAGACCGGAGCAATGTGATTGGATGGAGGGTAATGACGACACAAGAGGGGAAGTGACGTTTCCAGACCGGAGCAATGTGATTGGATGGAGGGTAATGACGACACAAGAGGGGAAGTGACGTTTCCAGACCGGAGCAATGTGATTGGATGGAGGGTAATGACGACACAAGaggggaagtgacgtcactgacAGTTAAAGTTCATGTAAAGGCATCAACCGCTGCTACGTTAACGCAATGGCAACACGCAATGAAAATAGGTGTGCCTGCAAATTCTTCGGTCATAAGTATTGCAATAATGCAGCACTATTTGCCGCATTTGGGGATAAAATTTATTCGGCACTGCGCTCATACTCTCTACTTTGTGTTTCATGTTTACCAGCGCTGCAGAGAGTGCAGTGTGGGATGTTCTTGCACAAAACACTCTTCACGCTTTCTATTACCAAACGCGCGATTCATGTTTGTaatttattcaatttttttttacgcagccaccTGGTCCTCAAGCCCGAACCAAGACGACGGTGTTTCAGAAAACCGGGCCGCGCTCAGCGATGCCTCCTCTCCTTCGGAACACTCACTGGTCCTTCAGCGATGCTGCTCCGAATGTCAGTGCGTCGACAACCCGGAGTGCAGCGTCCAGTCCGTGGAACCTGAACCACCCGATGGTGAACTGCCAAGCTTAGAAGAAATACATCGCCTATTTCTTGCGAGCTTACTTCCTGACAACGATGCCGTCACAGAACAGACGACCGGCGACCAAGTTAAGTGTCGAAAGAAACGCGGTTCCAAACACTCTGAGGACCGGTTGAGCTCAACGAAAACCAACATCTCCCGCATTATGACTCCGAGCGATCACTCTTTTTTTCGTACTCCGCTAAAATTGCAGCGAAGAATTGTTGTGCGAGCGCCCATCAGAAGAAAAATTTCAAGCGCCTCAGATGCGCGTGACTTCGCTTGTCGGCGCTTTCTACTAGACCTCAACGCATGCGCAATGAGAGCTTACCACAAGCTCCTAGCAGTAGCTCCAGAGCACGACTATTGTGCGATACCTACTCCACCAACTGCAATGCCCAACTCGGCCCCAAATCACGGAGCCTTCCGCAAACGCCCATCAGGCCGAACGGCGTTTCATGGACCAACGGCTCTTTCTTCTGGTTCCTGGCGTTCGCCTGAACTCAGCCAGGAGTCGGGAAAAATTTATCACCGTCGGGACTTCCTCAAGCCCACTGCACTGAACGAGAACGCCAATTTCATTCAACGCGAAGCCGTCCTCCAAAACTGCTTATCGGGGGGAACAAACCAGCATCGCTCGAGTCTTACAACACACAACGCCGAATATTCGGTCATGTCCCACATAGAGACTCCGGCGGGTGGCATGGCAAATCAAGACCAACGCCACTCAGAACTGGGTGGCACATTCGTTGAAACCGAAGTGGGAAACGAGCCATTGCCACAACCTTCGGAGCCTGATCACGCCGATAATGGCGCCCCTGGTTCAAGTTCTGGCGGCGAACAGGTTCCTGGGCCTCGCAAGAGCGCCTCCAGGAAAGAGAAGAGCGCAGAGGTCCACCGCTGTTCGTCGTGTGACACTGTGTTCCGAACCCAGCAGTCTCTGACCGTTCACATGCGGCGTCACACGGGCGAGCGGCCGTTCCGCTGCCACCTCTGTCCGGGGGCGTTCATGTCGTGGCAGGTGCTCTACTACCACATGCTGCGCCACTCGAGCAATCGACCCTGGAAGTGCGACCTCTGCTCCAAGGCCTACGTGAAGAAGCACTTCCTGGACGTACACATGCGTCACGGTCACAAAAGGGAGAGCCTCTACAAGTGCAACCTCTGCCCGCAGGCCTTCGCTGTAGCGACAAGTCTTGAGGTAACGTTTCCTTGACGTCCTGTCTCGAAGGAGGTCGTGGAAGGAGTTTGTAAGGGCTCTTGATGTGAATCAGCATTTTGGCCCCCGGGTAGTTGGTTCACTGCTCTCAACCCAACGCGAAGGAACGAGTTTTGAAGCGAGAAGctccactacgctaggtaaagcagtcgtcgcgtaggccggagaatgaccttgaacgaccttcagcccaaccacgttagctgtgtatgaccatatgtggtacagttatgatgTAGAACCTTTCACCCCTGACCATGACCCATGACATTTAGTTGACCTATGACCTTTCACATTGGGTTCACCATTGACCTTAAAGGGACTGTGAAAGGGACTctataaagttgcggcatgcctgggatattgaagcgcgccgcttcacgaatagtgtccagtaggaatttttaaatgcgctttgtagaaacagagttatctgtagttaaaatttgaatttcagcgtcttcgcgcctttccctctcctctcgtcactttttgcacgctggaaggtaggcgctccttcgccgacccccctcttggagcggagcttcccgacccgccggagctaagcggcttattggcgcggccacggtagctggctgacgtctgaaagaatctaaccaatggccacctctcaccttgactacgcagatgcgggggacggaggagggcgcgaccatgaaaaagtcgccggaaagggctcgccaactttgacgcgtgattgtgggtcgtcagctgcgtgtagaagagtattatttggctctcgCTTTCATgtcaacacagtgcagtgattaagtgaattAATGTGCTCTCTTCGGAAAGAGTTTCAGAGCCCCTTAAGGAACATCCGATGGGAccatgtgaagccacgtgatgaaaTCTGATGGGGCTGTCGTAAGactatgtgataccacgtcatagccacgtggtcgtgtgggtctatacagaacggctgtcgcgagcgtgtaccggagctgccatggacgagcctcagacgtggttgcttttcgctgaattgcaGGGTTAGCCATGTTCAAGCCACCGCCGATTTATTGCTTCATAAACCAGCGCGATATATATCAATGGAACTGGACCACGTGATAGTGTCGGTCGATTGACAGTGCGAAAGACCTCCTCAAAAACGAGCGATTGTCGACCGGTCTTTCGCACTGTCAATACGCTGACCGTATCGCTTGGTCCAATGTCACTGGCATATACCGTGCTGAGTTATGAAGCAATGAAGAATTGGTAGTCGGCGTCCGTTATTGGTTGGGTGTTCTGTCTCGTGTCCTCGTTTCTTAGAACTTGTTAAATCTATAGAAAGCTTTTCATGGGAACTTTCCTCACATGGGACAAGGTAGAAGCCTTTTGGGGAAACTGCGGATTAACATAATTCGGAATACTTTATCGTACGCTGATATCCCGCAGCGCAGAGgcatttcttttttgcatttGCTCTAAaccaaaatgcgaccgccactgCTGGGATTCGTTCCCACGAcctactgaataaaaaaaagcgtTTCCCGCTGCAATTTACTTTACGTAACCTAAGTGGGTAAATTGTGCAGACTAAGCCGTGAACTTAAGTCTGCACTAAAGCTTCGCCCACGTTCATAATCTTCATAGAGAATTTGTTAGCGACTAGATTTCAgtttagaagggtcagggttcgggctagtgggtaatcagcatgaggattcatagcgcacagaatacacaggacacaacacaagcgcttcacaacacaagcgcttgtgttgtgtcctgtgtattctgtgcgctatgaatcctcatgtaGATTTCAGTAAGCAGATTGTAAATTTtggtgtttaacatcccgaaTCGACAGActagctatgagagacgccgtacgaATGATTCCACATTACTCTCAGAAcaactgaggatctttaacgtccgctaacatcgcacaacacacaggtgtcatgttatttattttatttattttcagtactCCCTGCCGCGCGGAAGCATTATAGCAAGGGAGTGAGTGCACCATTAAAGTGACAAGCAGTTTTAAAAAATCACAAAAG
This portion of the Amblyomma americanum isolate KBUSLIRL-KWMA chromosome 10, ASM5285725v1, whole genome shotgun sequence genome encodes:
- the LOC144106667 gene encoding uncharacterized protein LOC144106667: MTPSDHSFFRTPLKLQRRIVVRAPIRRKISSASDARDFACRRFLLDLNACAMRAYHKLLAVAPEHDYCAIPTPPTAMPNSAPNHGAFRKRPSGRTAFHGPTALSSGSWRSPELSQESGKIYHRRDFLKPTALNENANFIQREAVLQNCLSGGTNQHRSSLTTHNAEYSVMSHIETPAGGMANQDQRHSELGGTFVETEVGNEPLPQPSEPDHADNGAPGSSSGGEQVPGPRKSASRKEKSAEVHRCSSCDTVFRTQQSLTVHMRRHTGERPFRCHLCPGAFMSWQVLYYHMLRHSSNRPWKCDLCSKAYVKKHFLDVHMRHGHKRESLYKCNLCPQAFAVATSLEIHKRTHTTEEKLSLCRVCLATFPDRNTLLQHALANHSNVRPFICDQCGKSFALPSALKNHSRVHRRKMSTITTDQQGSSSDMESSPLPTVSPEPSQQL